The Callithrix jacchus isolate 240 chromosome X, calJac240_pri, whole genome shotgun sequence genome contains a region encoding:
- the HMGN5 gene encoding high mobility group nucleosome-binding domain-containing protein 5 isoform X1 translates to MPKRKAASQGDSKKEPKRRSARLSAMLMPITPEVRPQRTSTPRKMKTESDMMEENANTSARAVAEMKQEEVVEEDCNENAKNGGAKIIEEPASEKEIVEVKEEKIEDATEEGGEKKEPGAAEGKNEKEDQKGDEEDQNKEKGEDGKEDKDEKGKEDGKEDKNGNEKGDDGKEEDAKEKGDEKKSEDGQGNGEDGKEKGDAKEEHRKETGDGEENEDGKEKGDEKEEKEVKVKEDEKEREHEKEDDGGNEEEAEKEKEDEKEEKEEKEEDEVKEEDGKKEEPQSIV, encoded by the exons ATGCCCAAAAGAAAG GCTGCAAGTCAAGGTGATTCGAAGAAGGAG CCAAAGAGAAGATCTGCCAGATTGTCTGCC ATGCTTATGCCCATTACACCAGAGGTGAGGCCCCAAAGAACATCAACTCCAAGG aaaatgaagacagaaagtgATATGatggaagaaaatgcaaatacaagTGCCAGAGCAGTTGCTGAAATGAAGCAAGAAGAAGTTGTTGAAGAAGACTGCAATGAAAATGCTAAAAATGGAGGAGCCAAAATTATAGAG GAACCAGCTTCTGAAAAGGAAATtgtggaagtgaaagaagaaaagattgaaGATGCCacagaagagggaggagaaaagaaagaaccaggggcagcagaaggaaaaaatgaaaaagaagatcagaaaggagatgaagaagatcaaaacaaagagaaaggggaagatggaaaagaagacaaagatgaaaaagggaaagaagatggaaaagaggataaaaatggaaatgagaaaggaGATGATGGAAAAgaggaagatgcaaaagagaAAGGcgatgaaaaaaaaagtgaagatggacaaggaaatggagaagatggaaaagagaaaggagatgcaaaagaagaacacagaaaagaaacaggagatggagaagagaatgaagatggaaaagagaaaggagatgaaaaagaggagaaagaagtaaaagtcaaagaagatgaaaaagagagagaacatgaaAAAGAAGATGACGGTGGAAAtgaggaagaagctgaaaaagaaaaagaagatgaaaaagaagagaaagaagaaaaagaggaagatgaggtcaaagaagaagatggaaaaaaagaGGAGCCTCAGAGTATTGTTTAA
- the HMGN5 gene encoding high mobility group nucleosome-binding domain-containing protein 5 isoform X2 has product MPKRKAASQGDSKKEPKRRSARLSAKMKTESDMMEENANTSARAVAEMKQEEVVEEDCNENAKNGGAKIIEEPASEKEIVEVKEEKIEDATEEGGEKKEPGAAEGKNEKEDQKGDEEDQNKEKGEDGKEDKDEKGKEDGKEDKNGNEKGDDGKEEDAKEKGDEKKSEDGQGNGEDGKEKGDAKEEHRKETGDGEENEDGKEKGDEKEEKEVKVKEDEKEREHEKEDDGGNEEEAEKEKEDEKEEKEEKEEDEVKEEDGKKEEPQSIV; this is encoded by the exons ATGCCCAAAAGAAAG GCTGCAAGTCAAGGTGATTCGAAGAAGGAG CCAAAGAGAAGATCTGCCAGATTGTCTGCC aaaatgaagacagaaagtgATATGatggaagaaaatgcaaatacaagTGCCAGAGCAGTTGCTGAAATGAAGCAAGAAGAAGTTGTTGAAGAAGACTGCAATGAAAATGCTAAAAATGGAGGAGCCAAAATTATAGAG GAACCAGCTTCTGAAAAGGAAATtgtggaagtgaaagaagaaaagattgaaGATGCCacagaagagggaggagaaaagaaagaaccaggggcagcagaaggaaaaaatgaaaaagaagatcagaaaggagatgaagaagatcaaaacaaagagaaaggggaagatggaaaagaagacaaagatgaaaaagggaaagaagatggaaaagaggataaaaatggaaatgagaaaggaGATGATGGAAAAgaggaagatgcaaaagagaAAGGcgatgaaaaaaaaagtgaagatggacaaggaaatggagaagatggaaaagagaaaggagatgcaaaagaagaacacagaaaagaaacaggagatggagaagagaatgaagatggaaaagagaaaggagatgaaaaagaggagaaagaagtaaaagtcaaagaagatgaaaaagagagagaacatgaaAAAGAAGATGACGGTGGAAAtgaggaagaagctgaaaaagaaaaagaagatgaaaaagaagagaaagaagaaaaagaggaagatgaggtcaaagaagaagatggaaaaaaagaGGAGCCTCAGAGTATTGTTTAA